Sequence from the Candidatus Binataceae bacterium genome:
TAGTCGACGCGATGGGACTCGCGATCGACCCCGTATTGGACTGCACGCCAGAAGGTGCCGGTGATGCTGACGTTCCAGCCGTGGGTCAAATGCCCTCCCATCGGGAGCGCAAGACCCATGATCGTTTCGCCGGGTTTCAAAAGGCCGAAGTAAACCGCAAGATTTGCGGGCGAGCCCGAGTACGGTTGCACGTTGGCATGTTCGGCTTTGAACAACGCCTTGGCACGCTGAACTACGAGGGTCTCCAGCTCGTCGATGTGCCGTTGGCCCTCGTAGTAACGCCGGCCCGCGTAGCCCTCGGAGTACTTGTTGGTGAGAACCGAGCCGGTGGCCTCCATAACCGCCTTCGAAGCATAGTTCTCGGACGGAATGAGCCGGACGGACTCGTGTTCGTAGCGCTCTTCCTTACGAATTATCTCGTAGATTTCCGGGTCGGTTCGCTTGAGATCGTCCACGCCGCGCCTCTTTAGAAAGCCTAAGCCTACAGAGCGATGCGCCGCGACGCAAAACAGGTGCGCCAACCGGTTGGCGTGGAGCCGGGTAAGTGTCCCGGTGAAGAACTTGGCTGAGAACCTTGACCCTACTGCAGATCTGGCGGAGTAACTTTTGCAATCCAGTCGCGGTAATTGCCGCCGTAGCCAACCGCCTGTTGACGCTCTTGCAGGCGGTGAACGATTTTCTCCACCGCTTCGGGCGCCAGTTTCGGCCGCGCGTCTAAGACAGCGGCAATCTGCTCGGCTTCGGCCTGTGCTGCCCGGCGCGCACCTTCGGCAAGCGGAAGCTGTTCGCCGCTGAGTCCCAGGTATGCTTCGGCAACGCGGGTTCCGACCTCGGTTCCGCTCTCAAGAGAATCCTTGATGTTGCCCTTACCGGTGAGCACGTTCCCGGCGGCAAACACCGCCGTCGGGCCGTCCAGCAGGAGCCCGATCTTTTCGTTGACGTAAGTATAGACTTCGCCCTTCTGTGGAATGCCAGGAATGGGCTCCGGAATGCTGCCGATCGAACTTATCGTAAGCTCTCCGCGAGCGGCCTCCACCGGGCTGTCGAGAATCCGCACCCGTCCATCGGCTACTTCCGTGGCGTTGAATTGTGCCCCCACCATCTTTTGGTCCTCGAGCAGAAGCCCGGTTGGCGCGCGTAATTCCTGGAACTCGAAGAGGTACTTGCGCATCGCCTTCTCGAGAATCTTGCTGCGCGCCATACGCAGTGATTCCGCACGTTTCGGGGGCGCATCGGGCGGGATGTCGGATAGCGGCATGTCGATGACGCGGCGGCGATAAAACAGCTTGCAAGGCTGGACACCGAGGTCGGCCCATTTGAGTTTGTGAGTGGCGAGTACCGGCTCGAGACCCTCGCGCTCGAGCCGTAACATTTCCTCCCGGATTCCCCGCGCGGCCAGAGCCGCCAGTGCCATCTCGATTTGAAGTACTTTTACGACGTCAATCGATGCCAACCCGCCGCCGACGACGATGGTACCGGGCTTGAGCTGGTAGCGTGGGCCGCCGTAGGCGCGCTCCGGATAGTGATTGAACCAGTAAATGAGCGGGTTCTGATAGACCAAGCCCTTATCCACGAACTGATCGGCGCCTTCGACGGGAAAAGCGCGGTCCCTCCACGCCCCGTGAGTCAGAACGACCCCGCTGATGCCCCATGCGGTCCGGAGCTCTTCAAACTCCAGTTCCCGACCCATGCGGGTGAGCGGCACGTAAGCGACATTCGGGTGGTCGAGGCGTTTGTTGATCTCCTCGTATTCGTCCTTGCGCTGCTTAACGTGCCAACGTGGCAATCCGTCTTCGATTTTTCCATACGGTCGTGGGTTTTGCTCGAAGACGATAGCCAAGGCGCCGCGCGCGGCGAGGATTCGCGCGATTTCGGATCCCGCGGTCGCCGCCCCGACGACTGCGATTACGTGCCGCGAGTTGGTGACAGTCCCTGATTCCGCCATAAGGGAGTATTCATTAGCGTCTCGACGTTCGGGGTGCAATCGGCTCTAAAATACCAATTTATCTTGCGCAGGCTGGCGTTGCATGGTTTTCTAGGACCGCTGCGGGAGCGAGCGGTCGGTGCGGTTCCGATACCCCGAAATTGCGATTGCTGGAATTCTTACCCTAATCCTCTGCACTTGTTCTGCCGGATACAAAGCGTACACCGCTTCAGGTGGCGGCACCGAAGCTGCGGTCGGAGAACAACACGACACCCCCTATTCAGCCAGGGATAGTTTGGCGACTACAGAAGATGTGCTGCGGGGGGAGGGAGTGCTGTTCCAGATTCAACCCGATGACAAGCTTGAGACCTTGTGGCGCCCGGCCGACAAGCCGGCCGGAATGCTCGCAAGCGCCGTGGGTGTCAATCCGCAATACCGATACATCATCGAGATTGTCCCTACCGGCCAGCGAACTAGCCGAATCGTCGCCAACGTTGAAACGCAGGATGTCGCGGACGACGAGATCGCTTCATACCTGCCGAGCAAGAAACTGAATCTCTTCAACAAGTTCGACCAGCTCGCCACTCAGTACCCGCCGCCATCGAGCACACCTCGCCATGGCGGGGTCAACTTCGCCCTGCTGCCTGGAGAAAACCTCCGTGCACTGGCGAAACGGGCTACTGGTAACGAGGCCAACTGGGAGAAAATCGCAAAGGACAACGGGCTTACGTCGTCGAGCGATTTGAGCGGCGTGCAGAGCATATGGGTCAGCGACTCGCTGCTCCAACAGAAGGGAGGTTCTCCCGGTGATCCATAAAGACCACCTGGCAGAGGTGTTCCACTGGTTCCTCGCCGCTTCTGAAGAGGACGTCGGTCTGACTGCCAGTTTAGTCCGGTCAGTCAGTCGTTCGTCGACAGTTCGGTGGGATCATACTCGGGGCATAGTCCCGACGGGCTCACCGCCGCGACAACGGCCAGAAACTGCTCGAAGGTCATTTGCATGTTGAGGAATCCACCTTGGCAGAATACCCAGCCGTAGTAGTCGAGAATCTCGTCCGGAATGGAAAGCGGCAACCTCGGCAATGTGTTGACCGTCGGAAACGGGCGCGGTTCGTCGCGATGGACGGAATCAAACAGCCGGACGTTCGAGGGATCCTCTTCGTCCACAACGCTGCCTTCCCTCAACGGAATTACCTTACCCCTCATGCTGCGGCTCATAGCCATGGAGCCTCCTGCCTAAGACAAAGCCCCCACTTGCTACGCCTAATTTTAGATCATAAGGGCTCCCGGTCAAGCGAAAGCAGGGATGAAAAAACGCGCACAAGCGCTACTCAGCGACGACAGAAATCCAAGGTGAACATGACTTCAAAAGCCATAACCCCTCAATTTAATTATGTTTTCTAGCTTTCAAGCCCTCGTTTTGGGAGCCGTGCAAGGGTTGACTGAGTTTCTGCCCGTCTCCAGTTCCGCCCACTTGATCCTGATACCGTGGTTGCTCAATTGGAAAGATCCCGGCTTGGCCTTCGACGTGGCCTTGCACCTGGGAACCCTGCTAGCGCTCATAATCTATTACTGGCAAACATGGATTAAATTAGTTCGATCCTTAATGAACGACGACGTAGCTTCTCGGCGCTTGTTATTTCTACTTATAATCGCTTCCGTCCCGGGTGCGATTATCGGGGTACTGCTGGAAAAGCAGGCCGAGACCATCTTCCGCTCACCGCTATTGATCGCAAGCACAATGGCGGTGCTGGGAATGGTTTTGTGGTTAGTTGACAGGTTGTTTCACTCCCGCCGCAAGGTGTCCGATTTCACGGCGGCCGATGCCCTGCTCATTGGTCTCAGCCAAGCCCTAGCCATCGTCCCCGGGGTTTCCCGATCGGGCGCCACCATAACGATGGCGCGCGCGCTGGGAATTGAGCGCGAGGATGCGGCGAACTTTTCATTTCTGATGGCGACGCCAATCATCGCCGGCGCCGGATTGTTGGAGGCCCGCAAACTGGTTGCTACCGGCATGCATGCTCCCGTCTTGTGGGGGTTCCTTGCCGCGGCGGTATTCGGGTTGGCGGCGATCGCCGGGTTGATCCGATTTGTGCGGACGCGAACCTATCAGCCGTTTGCGTGGTACCGAGTCGCCGTCGCACTGGTGGTCTTTGCCGTCGCCCTCGTCTGAAGTGAATTGTGCGCCTCAAGCTGCCGTGCCAGCGGGCCGCCCCGCAGCTGGCCCGGAGACGCGAAGGCGCGCCTTCAAGATCGGAGTAACTCTCGCCCTCAGCAACACCATCATCGGCGCCGGGCAACCTGCACTCACCCGCTGGGGAGCTACCAACCTGGATCCATTGCTGTTCTGTACGGGAGCAGTAGTAGTCGCTGCACTGTTCTGCGTCGTTTTCATGTATTCGCGCGGCGAGCTGAAGTTGGTGTTTGGCCGAGCCTTCCGGCTTCGGCTCGCCATGATGTCCGCGATCGGAACCATGGCCACCAGTCTCTTGCTCACCTTCGGCATGACCCGGATTAACGCGATAGCGACCACCATCCTTCTTCAGAGCGAACCGATCTATTCGCTGGTACTCGCGATTATCGTGGTCCGCGAGCGGCCATCGAACCGACAGCTCCTGGCAACTGCGACGATTCTGGTGGGCATCGCTTCCGTGTTTGCCACCGGAGGGGCGTTCTCACCGGCCTGGGCTGCGCTGGTGGTTCTGATCACCCCGCTGTTTTGGCAAACCTCGCATGTGATGGGCCTCAGCATGATGCCGCCTCTGTCGCCGTTGACGGTTACGTCTGGACGGATGATCTACGCGGCGCTCGGACTCGGGGCGCTGCTGATTATCACTCGACCTGCGACGCTGCCCGAGTTGGCGAACGTTGGCACACTCACGATCATCGTGGCGACTGGATTGTTCATCTATTTTCTGAGCGCGCTGACGTGGTACGGAGCAATCAGCCGCCTGTCGCTGGCCTGGACCACGGCCCTGGTCGTCCCGGCAATCCCTTTGCTGTCGATTCTGTTCGCTGTGGTCTTTCTTGGTGAACGGGCGACGGCGCGAGAAATTCTTGGTGTGTTGATTGCCATTGCGGGAGTCCTGGCGCTGGTACTGGGGGCCGACGCCCATCGCCAACATCCGGCGGGCGATGCCGTGGAAGCTGTTCATCAGCCGCTTACCTAGACCGCAAAGGGCAGAGTTTGCATTGCCAATTGACTCTGCTACCCATGAGGAACTAATTGAGCGGAAGCACCAGGTCGGCATTCAATCGCCGAACCTCAAACAATTCGAGGGAGTAACCATGGCACGACTCATCAGACACGACGTGAATCATCCGTACGAAATTGCGGAAGGAACCGAGTTGCCGCTCTACATCTGCGGATGCGGGCTGTCGAAGAACAAGCCATTCTGCGACGGCAGCCACAAGAAAACGCGCGACGAAGAGGCCGCCGACACCTACATCTACGACGACGCCGGGCGGACCCGGGTGATCAAGCAGTACTGATCCAGTGACGGGGAAAGAGGTGGACGCGTCCGCGTTCCACCTCGGACCTCTCCGTCATTGCGCGCGTAGCGGTCAATGCGTCTCGACGCCGCCACAGATGTTGAGGGCCTGACCGGTCATGTAACCGCCATCGTCGGACGCAAGAAACGCAACCACGTTGGCAACATCATCGCCGGTTTCCATTCTGCCCATCGGCACTTGCGCGACGAACGTTTTAATAACTTGATCGCGGTTTAGATTGCGGGTCGCGCCAACCATATTGATCAAGCCTTCAAGCAGCTGGGTTTCCACGAACCCCGGACAAACCGCGTTGACCGTGATCCCGAATTGGCCCAGTTCCAGGGCCAGGCTCCGGGTGAGTCCGATCACGCCATGTTTGGCCGCGCAGTAGGCAGCCATGCCCGGACCACCGCGTTTTCCTGCAATCGAGGCGGTGTTGATGATTCGACCGCCGCGCGCCCCCGCGATGATTTTGGGTGCGACATGCTTGGCGCAAAGGAAGGCGCCGGTGAGGTTCATCGCAACCGTTTTGTTCCAAGAATCGAGCGATTGCTCGACCACCGTGCCGCCCCCGACCCCACCGCCGGCATTGTTGCATACAATGTCTATCCGCCCGAACTCTTTCATGGCCGCGTCGCTCATCCGGGCGACTTCACCCTCATCGGTCACGTCGACCTTGACCGCAATCGCGCGGCGGCCCAGGTCTCGGATGGTCGCGGCAACTCGCTCGAGTTCTTCCATCTGGCCAAATTTCGCATCTGG
This genomic interval carries:
- a CDS encoding undecaprenyl-diphosphate phosphatase, whose translation is MFSSFQALVLGAVQGLTEFLPVSSSAHLILIPWLLNWKDPGLAFDVALHLGTLLALIIYYWQTWIKLVRSLMNDDVASRRLLFLLIIASVPGAIIGVLLEKQAETIFRSPLLIASTMAVLGMVLWLVDRLFHSRRKVSDFTAADALLIGLSQALAIVPGVSRSGATITMARALGIEREDAANFSFLMATPIIAGAGLLEARKLVATGMHAPVLWGFLAAAVFGLAAIAGLIRFVRTRTYQPFAWYRVAVALVVFAVALV
- a CDS encoding SDR family NAD(P)-dependent oxidoreductase, whose amino-acid sequence is MRLQDKVAIVTGCARDRGIGKAIAMRLAREGAHIVAADYCRSIAEYPDAKFGQMEELERVAATIRDLGRRAIAVKVDVTDEGEVARMSDAAMKEFGRIDIVCNNAGGGVGGGTVVEQSLDSWNKTVAMNLTGAFLCAKHVAPKIIAGARGGRIINTASIAGKRGGPGMAAYCAAKHGVIGLTRSLALELGQFGITVNAVCPGFVETQLLEGLINMVGATRNLNRDQVIKTFVAQVPMGRMETGDDVANVVAFLASDDGGYMTGQALNICGGVETH
- a CDS encoding CDGSH iron-sulfur domain-containing protein — its product is MARLIRHDVNHPYEIAEGTELPLYICGCGLSKNKPFCDGSHKKTRDEEAADTYIYDDAGRTRVIKQY
- a CDS encoding DMT family transporter, with the protein product MPAGRPAAGPETRRRAFKIGVTLALSNTIIGAGQPALTRWGATNLDPLLFCTGAVVVAALFCVVFMYSRGELKLVFGRAFRLRLAMMSAIGTMATSLLLTFGMTRINAIATTILLQSEPIYSLVLAIIVVRERPSNRQLLATATILVGIASVFATGGAFSPAWAALVVLITPLFWQTSHVMGLSMMPPLSPLTVTSGRMIYAALGLGALLIITRPATLPELANVGTLTIIVATGLFIYFLSALTWYGAISRLSLAWTTALVVPAIPLLSILFAVVFLGERATAREILGVLIAIAGVLALVLGADAHRQHPAGDAVEAVHQPLT